The genome window ggtgatGACAGTAGATGTGCTGATTGTGGGAAggaataaaatttacttttcctGCATTTCATAATTTTTGACCAAGAAAGGTATTTTTATAATGTGTATATCTTCGAGAATTAAAGTTGGAGTGAACACAGGTCATGGCCCCTTTGGATTCATCTTTCTGGCTAGGTGAATCTAAGCAGGTCTGTAATGTTCCCCTGGCTTGACACTATGTGTTCCCTTTTCTAgccatttatttttatgacagctgtatttttccttttagatgcTAGAGTAGGAAGTTTAAAAAACTAGGCTGGATATTTTTGGTGGAATGAAAAAGAGTAGGCCTTTAGGGCTATTTTTTCTGCTCCACTAATAGTATGGAAGTCCTCCGTATAATCCTGCCTCATTCTGCATAGTTCTGCCACAGCTTGTAATAAAGTGCAGACATGTTTTGGTACATGTTTCTGTATATATATCCATCTCTGAGCTCTCTTGGGAATCCTGGCTAATGTTAGGCTTTTCTGGATATTCTGTCCTCCATAATGCTGCCATAATTACatcttgtttttaatattctcCAAAATAGTCATGTGGCAAAATGTTTCCTCCAGATTACCTACACTGTACTACACAACACTGGCATCATTTCTGTGTCATGAATTCAAGCCCACGTTGGCCATGTAGACCTTTCAGTGCAAGGCAATTCATGTTCCTATAGCGATGCCAGAAGAGGACCATTCAAATGTCCTGCATCCCTTCCAGCCTGTCTTACTTAGCATCCAGTTCTAAGTAAATCTACTGCCTAACAAATCTGGCTTGATTCACCCAGTTTTCTGGGAGTTGCGGCACTGTGTCCACCATCGTGTCCAGTTAAGCCTTGCATATAGGGGAACTAAGACTATAGGGAAACAGAGCAATATTTAACCAGGACTCAACTCTTCCTGGTAGTAGGAGATTAGGTGTCATGACCATGACTATACTTCTATTGGCGTGATCTTGCAATAAAAAGCTACTAATACCAAGAGATTCTGAGCTTAAGTACGATTCACAGCTTTATCAAGGTCTTCAGAAGTACTAAGCCAACAAGATCTATGCTATAGAACCAGGCCACCAGTTCATAGGTCTCTTTTCTGTTTACTGACTGCTCTAACTAGATGACGAcagcccccacctccagcccatcTCCTCTTGTATTAGACTGAAGATAGAGTTATGACTGTTGGCTCATCTAGGttggttcatttattcattcctttttttgaGGCCAAGGGTGTTTTGTGATACATTTTCTTTTGCAATATACATAGATATATTACTGTCTAAAAATTATATGTTACCTTACAACATGCTACCAGAATTGTGCCTtgtatttatttccaattttcaaCCTAGTAAGCAGTATAAAAATTGATGTCTCCTTCTAAACTCAAGGGTCCAAGATATCAGGCATGCTGAGACTTGGGCTTTCCTTCCTGTTCTGTGAAGTCAAGTGCCTGAAGGGGCTGAAAAATGTGAAGGGGCTGGATATAAGATCATGAAGAAAGGAGAAGTCTATGATAAATTTGGGTGTTTGTGACCTACCTAAGGCcattcacattaaaaataaatttagacatTGAGATGATCAAATAGAACAAATCTCTAGGCAGGATTCCACCTCAGGTGTGCGTGTCTCTGACCTCAGAGATGGTCCTATATTGAGTCTATTAGGGCATGTGCTGAATCTTAGAGCCACTGTTGGATATGGGCTACCTTTACCAATGTCTGAGACATCCCCAAAGCCTGCACCTGATGTGGGAGCAGGATGGCAAAAGTTATAGCTATGTCCATGAGTCAGAACCCACTCTCTGCATTTTCTTAAGAGAGCCCCTTATTGACAGACACAAATGAAGCAAGAAGAGTCATTGTTCCCAAAGGATTAGGTGTCAGTTCTCAGGAGGATGTGCTTATGCTAAAGAAGAATATGAGAATATAAATAAGGATGTGGATTCCGAACAGTAGGCTACATCAGAAAAGCTGCTGAACTTGCAGAATTTGAAGCTACTTCACCCTCAGTCTGGAATTAGGGAGCAGGAGCCTGGTAAGTCTCGTGAAGACTCAAATTAAGTTTCCCtaggaagattttatttttttctaaagaaaacactgaaaattataGAGATCTATTCTATGTCTCTCACAGGGCTGAGGGCAAAAATACTTCTTGGGTTGTCCAACCCAAGGGATCGAGCTACATTTGAGTCAGGGTTTATGGATGAGAAGACTAGTGTCCACATGTGGGATGTGGTACTTGAATTTGCAGGATGAATACAGTTGAAAAAACAACGTTGTCAACATTAACTCATTTCTTCAGCTACCTGAGCTAGGTTTGAAGCATATAAAGAAAGGTGTCAGACATGGAACCTTGGAAATTGTTCATTTTGAGGGAACTTATTGACCAGAGATGGAAGGTGTGCTATcatttctctccatctgtctgaATCTCAATCTCCTGGCAAGGACAGACTGACACCTGCACTATTGGGACTTTTGTGGTCTAGAGCTCTTAAAAGGAGAGTTACCCTAGGTGTCAGTGATGCTGGCACTAGGAGCATGAACAGGATCAAGTCCAAATACCAGAGATAAGAACCTGAAAGGGTCACCAGTATGaagggaagagacagagaagtCAAGAATACTGGGAAGGAAATCCAAGAATGGGGGAGAGAAGGGCAAGAGCTGTAGCCTTTCTGAGCAGGGCCAGTAGCAACAGCTTGGAAGTCGTGAGTGCCTTAAGCATATATGAATAGCTGCTGTGGTTTGCAGCACATCAAGGGAGCATTAACTACAACTGAAAGGCTGAAACAAAATGGACAGTGCTGTGAGTAGAAAGTATGTTCTCCTTATCCAGCCTTATTTCATGTCTTCTCCATATGACAATGCCAATACATACCACTAAATCTCTTTAGTAGTCCCCAACTCTAGTCAGCTTGGCATGAAGTCTCTTTCAAAATTTGGCAGAGAGGAAAGGCTAGCgactttttctcctcttcactGTTTTCTATTTCCGCCCATCTTCCCCTGATTTCTTCTGTCTGGATGTAATCTCCTCCTTCTCCACCCCTGCCAAGAAATGCTCAGAGACTGCCCATGAAAGGACAGGTACTCAGGCATGGCCATTCCCTCCTCACCACTTACTGTGGTTTTCCTGCTGGTGACTGGCCGCTATGTAATGACAGCTGGTGTTGAAAGAGGCCTTCCTGCCCTGCTCCCTGAGGTGCTGGACTGGCCATATTGCCACGCCACAGGCAACGGTCGGGTTCTGGCAAATAGTGTTTGGTGCTAGAGATCTTTCTGAGGCTTTGAGTCTGTGGTTCTGGGAGTGATGCTCCGTAAGACAATCAAGAGGGgataagaaattaaagaacatagaaaaatacagagaaattctGATGGACACATTTAAACATGTGTGTATTTGCTTCatctgttttttagttttttaagtgaaagaaataaaatgttaccaTGAAATATGAAGTTTCTTTATATACACACTCCATTTCTGTGCTACTCATTCATACTACCATGAtattgtgtgtgtgcacttgcAAGCATAATTTTCTAGTCTATTggtcaacaattttttttctgtaaatgtcaaggaagtaaacatttattattttaaggcACATACCATCTCTATCACATatgcttttccttcttttgtcttatttatttgtttatttaaatacaaccctttaaaaatatagaaaagcccACAGGTTGTACAAAAACAGGCTGTGGGCTGAATTTGAATATTTGACTTTCCATTGTGGAGTGCCAGTCTCTATGGTAGACCAACTTTATATTTTCACATACATATACCATGAACGATAATAGGCCTCTTTTAACTCCTGCTCTTATGACATCTGTGGTTTGCACGAGTACATGACCATTGGCCACACAGCCATGATATTAGAACTCTTCCAGACTGCAACTTATTCCTCTTAGTTTACTTAATGTATAAATCTCAAATGatggtggtttaaaaaaaaagatatcgaAACACCTTGTTACTTCTTAGCTATAGAGTTGTTTAAAGATATAtcagagaaaaaaagtgtttgaAGAGTAGTATAAAGGCCTTAAATAAAAACTGTGAAGAAACTGTTTAAATCTactccatatttttctttatataggaaaAGTTATATTAAACTATTTCTTGACTCCAAAGATTAAGCTATATTTCATTTAACCAACAACTGAATTTAGCTGTGTTTGGTAAATACATCTAAGGATTTCCATCTGTTGTTGATCTTACTTTAGACCCATGAGAGACCTGTTTATGATGTATCTCAGCAATACCTCAGAAGTTGAAATCTCCACATTCCTATTAATTGGGATCCCAGGGCTTGAGAATGTACACATTTGGATCTCCATCCCTATCTGCCTCATGTACCTCACGGCCATCCTGGGCAACTGCACCATCCTGTTTGTCATTAGAACAGAGCCTTCCTTGCATGAGCCCATGTATTATTTCCTGTCCATGCTGGCTCTATCTGACCTGGGCCtgtctttctcctccctccccactatGCTGAGAATCTTCTTGTTCAACACCATGGGGATTTCTGCTGATGCATGCATTGCCCAGGAATTCTTCATCCATGGATTCACAGACATGGAGTCTTCGGTGCTTCTGATCATGTCCTTTGATCGCTTTGTAGCCATTCATAACCCCCTGAGATATAGCTCCATCCTCACTACCTCCAGAGTTGTGCAAATTGGTCTGGCATTTGCTATTAAAAGCATTCTCTTAGTGCTTCCCCTTCCTTTTACTTTAAAGAGACTCACATATTGTAATAAACGCCTGTTGTCACACTCCTGCTGCCTCCACCAGGACGTCATGAAGCTGGCCTGCTCTGACAATAAGGTTAACTTTTACTATGGTCTGTTTGTTGCACTCTGCATGATGTCAGACAGCATACTCATTGCTGTTTCCTATGTGTTCATTCTGAGGACCGTATTGGGCATTGCATCCCATGAGGAGCGGCTCAGAGCTCTTAACACCTGTGTGTCTCACATCTGTGCTGTGCTCATCTTCTATGTGCCCATCATCACCTTGGCCACCATGCATCGCTTTGCTAAGCATAGGTCCCCTTTAGCTATGATTCTGATAGCAGATGCATTCCTGCTGGTACCACCCTTGATGAATCCCATTGTGTATTGTGTAAAAACTCGGCAGATTAGAGTAAAGGTTCTAGAAAAATTGGGTCTGAAGTCTAAATGATGGGACAAAAGTAGAAGTTCCATTGTCTCTATCATAAATTGTCTTAGGAGCAGGACAGTGTTTCATCCAAATAGGATGAATAGGATCATAGGATCATAGAATGAATAGGATGAATAGGATTCAGTCCATTAATCTCTATTGAGTATCTGATATGCCACAgcttttctgtttctgagaaagaagaggcttatattttataaagaaggTATAAATCCTTTTGTTGGTGTTTGGGTGACTGATGATATCTATCTTCAGGCACAGGAACGAAGAGTAAGATTCTCAAGAATCTTCCAAGGAGAACCTAGGAAGCGTAGCCCTGCACTGTTACTGGGAGAACCATGCAAGATTCTGTAACCATTAAACATCTCTGCATTTGCCTCCTCTTATTTGATTCCTCATTGTGATTTACACTGAACTCTTTACAACATGTCTGAGTTTCTCTAAGTCTGTTCTCTACtttgctattcaaagtgtggcCCATTGACCTTCAGCAAAGACATAACCCAGAAAGTTGTTGAAATTGCAGAATCTCCTGTCCTGTTGAGTCAGAATCTGTCTTTTAGCAAGATCCTAGGCAATTGGCTTATGAATTAATGTCTGAGAAACACTCTTCTGAGGTGATTTGAAAGGGGAACCTAGAGGGATTATGTCATTTGCTGAAGCCAACTTTAGGGAAATTCAGTTTGTGGGGAGGAAGTTATAGAATGGCCTTGGCATTTGGCAACATTTATAGTAAAGATAAGGTGCTGAGTTCTTGGTGCTTAATGGTTACATCTCCAACATTATGCATATGTCTCTCTCACCAACTATATTGTGAATTTTCACATGCAAGAGCTGTAGATTATTCAACATTAAATCTCCTGAAAATAAAGTACACTGTCCACAGTATGTGCTTGGTAGATGGATATCAGTTTGAACTAAAAGAATGGTCTAAAGAAAACATGGTAGCACCTGGTAAATGATTGGCATAAAGAGGTGTAATAaatattagagaagaaataataatttcagaAGTTTCTGAGATAAGGGCACTTGGATCAAAGTACCAAAGTGCATTTAATACGTAAAGAAGTCCAGGACCAATAGTCCCTCAGGTTTTGCTGGATTTGGATTCTTGGGTGAATCAGAGGAGTCATTCTCTCGGTTCAACTCAGCCCTCTCTCTTCTCACACCTCATAATAAGAAGTGAACATTACAGAGACTGAAGAAGCATTTGTGAGGCAGAGGAATTCTTCCTTTGGATGCCACCCTCTGAATTTAGGGCAGTCCCTGATGCTTTTAGTCAATAATGACCATCAAGCCATAACTCAGAATCTGTACCATAGTGGCCAAGCTGACACTCAAACAACTTCAATACCTGGACCTCCCTGGACCCACCTGTCACTTACTGGCATTGTAAATGGAGCCAGATCAACTTGCCCCAAGAATTGCCTATGAGAGAGGGTCAGCAAGGAAACTTTAGGAGCCACTAGGACCATGCCTTCTTTATTTTGGGCATCAGGATCCAGGATTACTCCTAAACAGTAAGATAAATTGTAGCTCCAGTACTTAGAAGCTAAgccacagaagaaagaggaaatggacTCCATCAGGAATCACATGTCCTGTAAACTCTCTGCTGTGATAACTCAGTCCAGCCAGGGAGGAGACAAAATGGGTGGAAAAACTCAGGACTTGGTAAGGATCAAttcctctggtctcagctctgccattttctggctGTGTGGTCTTAAGAAAATTACTTTCTATGTATTATGTGTTATTATACATTTCATATGTACTCCGAAATTAAGACTATAATTCCTTCTCAATGCTTTGTAGAGATTAAATAATCTGTTTAAAAGCTATAATATCCCAATAAAGGCTTCAGACACGCTTATTTGGACAAGAT of Cynocephalus volans isolate mCynVol1 chromosome 4, mCynVol1.pri, whole genome shotgun sequence contains these proteins:
- the LOC134377265 gene encoding olfactory receptor 51A7-like gives rise to the protein MYLSNTSEVEISTFLLIGIPGLENVHIWISIPICLMYLTAILGNCTILFVIRTEPSLHEPMYYFLSMLALSDLGLSFSSLPTMLRIFLFNTMGISADACIAQEFFIHGFTDMESSVLLIMSFDRFVAIHNPLRYSSILTTSRVVQIGLAFAIKSILLVLPLPFTLKRLTYCNKRLLSHSCCLHQDVMKLACSDNKVNFYYGLFVALCMMSDSILIAVSYVFILRTVLGIASHEERLRALNTCVSHICAVLIFYVPIITLATMHRFAKHRSPLAMILIADAFLLVPPLMNPIVYCVKTRQIRVKVLEKLGLKSK